GGCTCGGGCTTGTTGACGAGGGCCAAAGAGATCGCATTGACGAAAACCGGCAGCCGCTCGATCTGGCTCATGGTGAACTCGCAAAACGAGAGCGCCATCGCTTTCTATCGCTCACTCGGCATGAAGCAAGATGGTCTGACGTACTTCGAACTAGGCGGCGTCAAACACGAAAACAAGGTGATGATTGCAGTGGATTGAAGCCCTTCACCACCGTTCCTGCGCCCGTGTGTCGCCAATACCCCGGCAACACACGGGCCTGGCATAAACCCATCAAAACCGATGCCGCATCCCCACGCCCACCACCACCTGCTGGTCCGTCGAGGAAAGCGCTTGCCCGCTTACATCGGCCGTCAATCCTGACCCGTCGCTGTCGATGTGCTGATAGCTCGCCTGCAGATACAGGTCCGTGCGTTTGGAAAGGATGTAATCGGTTTGCACCGACACTTCCTGCCACTTCGGATGATGCTGCCCACTCGCCGTAGAAAGCGCCGCGTCCGTGTACGTGTATTCGCCGGTCAGGCTGAGCGCCGGGCTCAGCGCGTAACTTGCGTTCACTTCATAGTTGTTGAAGCTCGCACCCTGGCCGTTCTCCGCGAGACCGAGACTGTTCGCCCCGTTGATCGTATCGAGCCCACCCAGTTGCGTGCGCGTCCACACGAAGCCGAACCGCGCCGCGCCAACGGTGTAGTTCGCACCCGCGCCATAGATTCGTTGCTGTGCGGCGATGAAGGTGCGGTCAGTCAAGGTCAGTGCGCCGTTTGTGTTGCTGCTGCCGCCGTTGTTAGCCTGCAGGTAGCCCGCACCGAGACTCAACGGACCCGCATTGTACGCAGCGCCGAAGCTGTACAGACGATTGTCGTCAAAGCCGCCCGCTTCGTTCGAGAAGCCGTACAGCGTGCCGAAGCGCAATCCTTCGTACGACGTACTGGTGAACTTCACCGAGTTGTTGACGCGGAATGAGTTATTCAGGTTGTCGTTGTCGAACGGATGAGCGGAAAAATTGTTGCCACCCGGATGAATGCCGGTGAAGCTGAGCGGCGCAACATAGTCCACGACCGAGTCGTACTGGCGTCCGAGCGTCACCGTGCCGAAGCGGTTGTTCGACAGCCCTGCATACGCCTGATAGCCGAACTCCCGGCCGCCCTGGCGAAGCGATCCGTTCATTACGCTAAAGCCGTTTTCGAGCTGAAAAATCGCTTTTGTACCGCCACCGAGATCTTCATGACCGACGAAGCCCCAATGACTGCCCGTCACATCGCCGCTGCCCGCCTGCCATGCGGCATGCCCCTTCGCGTTGCTCGTATAGGAAAGGCCCGCGTCGATCACCCCGTAGAGCGTCACGCTCGATTGTGCCTGCACCCCGCAGGCGTACCCCGCCGCGCATAGGGCGATAACCAAAGTCTTCTTCATGTTTGTCCTGAAGTTTCTAGTGAGCCGCCCGCGCGCGACCGCACGACACCGCGGCTGGGCGGTGTCGTGCGGAGCGAGCCGAAAGCGGCATGGAAGGGGCTGGCTGGGCCGTATGGCTAACGGCTGGCGATGCCCGTCTAAGCGACGAGTCCGTCGATCAGAACCTGATGGTGGCCGCGCGAGCATGGCTCGATACGCGCGGCGACACCGAATACCTGGCCGAGCGTCGCCGGTGTGACGACCTCGGGCGGCGGCCCGAAGCGCACGATGCGCCCCTCGTGCAGCAACATCGCGCATTCGCAGGCGCGCATCGCCGCATTGATGTCGTGCAGGACCACGACGGTCACGATCCGGCTTTCGCGCGTGACCTCGCGCAGCACCTGCATCACGTGGAACTGGTGATTCAGATCGAGCGCCGAGAGCGGCTCGTCGAGCAGCAACACTTGCGGGTCGCGCACGAGTGCCTGTGCAATGCCGACGAGTTGCCGCTGACCACCCGACAATTCATCGAGCGAGCGCGAAGCGAGGTCGTCGATCCCGAGCCTGCGCAGAATCGCATGCGCATGCACAAGATCGTCGCCGTGCGCGGCATGCGCCGACGCAGCGCCATATCCGCGCGTGGCGCGACATGCCACCAGCACCGATTCGAGCACTTGCAGGCGCACGCCCGCGGGCAGCGCCTGCGGCAGATAAACGACGCTATGCGAACGGGCGCTCGCCGCCGACAAGGCGAGCGTTTCGCCGTCGAGCGAGAGCGAACCGGCTTGGACCCGCGTGAGACCCGCCAACGCGCGCAGCAACGTGGACTTGCCGCTGCCGTTCGGGCCAAGCAGCGCAGTGATCTGACCACGCGGCAAGGGACCCGCTTCGAGCGAAGTCAGCACCTGGCGCTTGTCGTAGCGCACGCTCAGATCGTGAATGCACAGGCCGTTCATCCCATTTGCCCCTGCGAACGCACGACGATGCCGAGAAACAGCGGAATGCCCACCAGCGCCGTGACGATCCCAACCGGAATCAGCACGCCCGGAATGATCAGCTTCGAAGCAATGGACGCCAGCGAGAGCGTCAGCGCGCCGATCAGCATGCTGCCCGGCAGATAGAACCGGTGGTCCTCGCCGAACAAGGTGCGCGCGATATGCGGCGCAATCAGTCCGACAAAGCCGATCGTGCCCACGAACGATACCGCCAGCGCCGACAGTACCGACACGCGCAGCAGCGTGGAGAGCCGCAGACGCCGCACGTCGATACCGAAACTGGCCGCGCGGTCTTCGCCGAGACGCAACGCGGTGAGCGTCCAGGCGTTGCGCATGGACAGTGGCAACGCTAGCGCCAACGCAATCGCCAGCACGCTGATCTTGGGCCAATCGGCGCGCGCCAGCGAGCCGAGTGTCCAGAACACGAGACCCTGCAGGGCATCGGCCGAGGCCATGAACTGCATCAGCGAAACCAAAGCATGAAACGCGAACACCAGTGCGATGCCCAGCAGCACCACGCCTGCGGTATTCATGCCGCGCCAGCGCGCAACCGCGTCGAGCAGCAACGCGGAAAGCAGCGCGAAAACGAATGCGTTAGCCGAGACGATCCACGTCTGCGACACGCCGGGAATGGCGACGTCCAGCACAATCGCAAGCGACGCGCCAAACGCGGCCGCTGCCGACACACCGAGCGTATAGGGGCTCGCGAGCGGATTGTTGAGGATGGTCTGCATTTCCGCACCCGACAACCCGAGCGACGCGCCCACCAGCAGCGCCATCACCGCATAGGGCAGACGAATCTGCCAGACGATCACGGTCGTCGCCGGATCGGCGGCAGCGCGGTCGAAGACCGTATGCAGCAGCGCCATCAACGGCAACCCCGATGGTCCGGTGCGCAGATCGAACAGCAACGCGCAAACGATCAGCGCCATCACGGCGAAGAGCCACATGACGCGCCGGTACGTGAGGCGTTTGTAATGCCGCACGCTAAGATCGTGCGGCGCGGCCTGATGCTGAAGAGTCGCCATGAACCGCCCGCTCAGTGCAACGCTACCGGCGTAGCGGCCCGAGCGGCATCCCCGGTCCCATCTACCCAATAGGCGCCGTCCGGCGGCACCGCCAGGAAGCGGCTATATAGTTCGGACTGCGTTGCATTAACGTCCAGATCCTTGAACTGCTGCGGATAGAACCATTTGGCGAATGCCTCGATCGCCACGATGTTGTACGGCGAGTCATAGTAATTGTGCGAGATACCGTGCACGCGACCATCGTGAATAGCCTTGATGGTGTCGAAGCCCGGCCGTGCGACGAGCGCCGCGAGACTCGCTTGCGCATCGTGCCCGCTCGTCAATGCGCCGACGCGTAGCGAAGCCAGGCCCGGTTTGCTGCGGCTGCCGGTGGCGATATACACGTCGGGCTGCGCAGCGATGATCTGCTCCATGCTGATGTCGCCCAGCACACCCGGCACTAACCCCGCCGCGATGTTGCGACCGCCTGCGGCCTCGATGAATTCGCCGAAGTTGCCATTACCCGCGGTGTGGCAACATCCCGCATCCCAGACGCCGGCGAGCAGGTCGATAAAGACCTTGGGTCGCTGCTGCGCCGGGATCCGGTTCACCACCGCTTGCACTCGCGCCAGATGCTGCTGATAAAACTGCACGTAGGCGTTGGCCTCCTGCTCGCGGTGCATCACCTTACCGAGCAGTTCGATACTCGGCAGGGTGTTCTGCATGGGATGCAGCCGGAAGTCGACGAATACAACCGTGGTACCCGTCGCCTCCAGTTGCTTGACCAGCGCGTTATAGCGGCTCGGACCGTGGCCCGCGAGACTGAAGATGGCGAGATCGGGCTTGAGGCTCAACGCCTTCTCGTCGCTGATGCTATCTTCCGTGGCTTTGCCGATCAGCGGAATCTGCTTGATGCCCGGGAATTTCGCGGCGTAGGCGTCGAAGGTCTGCGGATCCATCGTCGGCAAGTCGCCTTGCCAGCCCACGATCCGGGCCAGCGGCTGCTTCCCTTCCAGCAGCGCCACCGCCATTAGCAGACGGCTTTCGCCGAGCAGGATGCGATGCGGCTCAGCCGGAATGCGAACCGTGCGGCCCGCCAGATCGGTTACGGTCTGCGCCGGTAACGCGACCGTAGCCGGCGGCGTCGCGGCCTGCGCGGCCATGCTGGCCCCGAGGGTCGCGAAGCTGAGCACCGCGCAGGCAGTCAGGGCGCGCGTGGCCGCGCGGAGTGGGCGTGCGAACGACTGAAACCGGAAAATCGACATGGTATAGTGCGTAAATGAGAATGATTGCCATTTGCGGGCTCCACTTTAGCGGCGCAATGTAATGGCAATGTGTTGAAACACGGCTGTTTTGTAATGGAATGTGTTGGCGCAAACGCGAGCGTAAAAATCGCGTTGCGGATAGCATGCGAGCCGCCCACAAGAACTGAACGATGGACCACATACTCGTTGTCGACGATGACCCCAACATTCGCCAGTTGTTGCAGGACTACCTGCGCAGCATGGGCTATGGGGCCACCGCCGTCGAAAGCGGCGTGCAGATGAAGCAGGTCATCAACACCTCGCCCGTCGATCTCGTCGTACTCGACCTGATGCTCGAAGGCGAAGATGGTCTGGACATCACGCGTGAGCTGCGGCGCACGCACGCCGTGCCGATCATTATCCTGAGCGCGCGCGGCGGCTTGCTCGACCGCATCCTCGGCCTCGAGATGGGCGCCGACGATTATTTGCCCAAGCCCTTCGATCCGCGCGAGCTCGTCGCCAAGATCAAGGTGGTGCTGCGGCGCACGCGCAGCGTGCCGGGCGAACGGCTCACGGATTCGTCTGCGTTCGTGAGCTTTGCCGGCTGGAAACTCGATACGCGCATGAAGCAGATGCTCTCGCCCGACGGCGTGGTGGTCTCGCTCGGCGGCTCCGACTATCGCGCGCTGCGCACGCTGCTCGATCACCCGAACCGTCCGCTGTCACGCGAGTTTCTGCTGGACCGGGTGTTCGGCAAGGAACGCACGCCGCTCGACCGCTCCATCGATGTTTGCATCAGCCGTCTGCGCCAGCATCTCAAGGATTCGCCACGCGGCTCCGGGTTGATCCGCACCATGCGTAACGAAGGCTACATGCTGGTGGCCGATGTCACGCACGAAGCCTGAGCGGCGCATCGCCATGAAACTGCGCTTTTGGCCCGACACGCTATATGGGCGACTCGTGCTGATTCTCGTCGTGGGCATGTTCGCGGGGCAGCTCTTCACCAGCACCATCTGGTTCGAGACTCACGACAACCGCACGCTTGAGATTCCCGCGCGCCTCTTTGCCAGCCGCCTCGCCGACACCGTGCGGTTGCTGCAGCATGCTCCGGATGAGACCACGCGCCATGCGATTGCCGCGGAGCTCGCCGATCAGCGCTACCGTCTGCAATGGATCGATACGCCCGCTACGGCACCTGCAGGTTCGCTCGCGCAACGCACGGTGAGCGACCTGATCGCGGGCGTGATTCACCGGCGGCTCGGCGAGCCGATCGAGGTCCGCCTGCTCGACGTGCAGTTGCGCGACGAAACCGGCCGCCATCACGGCATCCTCAGCCTGTTCAATTCGCGCATGCCGTCCGGCGATTTTCATCTGCAACTGAGGTTGCCACAGGGCGAATGGCTCGATGTACAGGCCAATGAAGGCCAGGCCGGCATGCTGACCGAACCAGGCACGCTCGTGCTCGACTATTTGCTGCGGATCTATCTGGTGCGGCTAACGGCCGTCCTTCTGCTGGCACTCGTGGCCGTGCGATTTGCTGTAAAGCCATTGAAGGAACTGGCCAAGGCGGCCGAGGCGCTTGGCCGCAACATTCATCGGCCACCGCTGCCGGTGACGGGACCGCTTGAAGTGCGCACCGCCGCGCAGTCGTTCAATTCGATGCAGGAGCAACTATCCCGCAGTCTCGCTGAACGCACGCGCTTTTTGACGGCCGTCTCGCACGATCTGCGCTCGCCGCTCACCCGCTTACGGCTGCGCATGGAAATGTTGCCCGATGCCGAATCGCGAGAACGGCTGCGCGGCGATCTCGACGAGATGGAAGCCATGGTAGGCGCGACGCTCGACGCCGTTCAGGGCGTGGAGATTACCGAAGCGCGCCACGAGATCGACATCAATTCGATGCTCGAAGGGCTTGCTGAGGATGCACGCGAGGCGGGCCACGACGTGAGCGTCGAAGGCCGTGCGAATCGTCCTTTGTCAGGCTATCCGCGCAATCTGAAGCGGTGCTTGCAGAACCTGCTCGACAATGCGATCCGCTACGGTGGCGCAGCAAGCATCCGCGTGAGCGACGACGAGAACCTGCTGCGCATCGTCGTCAGCGATCCGGGTCCCGGCATTGCGGACGAGGCCTTGCTCGAGCGCGTATTCGAGCCGTATTTCCGCGTCTCGGGTTCGCGCAACGGCGCAAGCGGCGGCACCGGCCTCGGGCTGACGATTGCACGCAGCGTGGCGGCCGCGCATGGCGGCACGCTCACCTTGCGCAACGGCGCGGTCAAAGGATTGGAAGCCACGCTCGCGTTGCCACGCGACGGCCGCGCCGCCGAACTGTCGTGGAAAATCGGCTAGGCGCGCGTCACGCTTTCTTGCCCGCGGCTGCTGCCGCGCGTGCGGCATCCTCTTCCTGCAGTTTGCGCCACAGAATCTTGCCGCTGCCGGACTTGGGCAACGACGTCACGAACTCGACCAGCCTCGGCGCCTTGTAAGGCGCCATCTGCTCATGCGCCCAGGCGATGACCTCGCTCTCCGTCAACGTATCCGCGTAGCCCGTAGCGGGCACCACCAGCGCCTTCACGGTCTCGCCGCGGCGTTCGTCCTGCACGCCGATCACACAGACCTCATGGATGCCCGGATGCCGGTACATCAGCGCCTCCACCTCCGCCGGCCAGACCTTGTAGCCCGACGCGTTAATCATGCGTTTGAGGCGGTCGGTCATGAAGAAATAACCGTCCTCGTCGATATGGCCCAGATCGCCCGTGCGTAAGAAACGCTTGCCATCGAGCTCGACGAACGCTTCAGCCGTACCCTTGGGATTGCGCCAGTAACCCTGCATTACCTGCGGCCCGTTCACGACGATCTCACCGGTTTCGCCTCGCGGCAGTTCCTGTAGCGAGGCCGGGTCGATCACGCGCGCGTCGAGATCGAACACCGGAATGCCAAGGCACTGCGGCTTGGGACGCTGCGGCGGATTGATGTGCGTCGCGGCGATCGTCTCGGACATGCCGTAGCCTTCCACATAGTCGAGGCCGGTCAGGTCCTTGAGTTTGCGTGCAATCGCAGCGGGCATCGCCGCGCCGCCGCCGCGCGTGCCGGTCAGTCGGGAAAGATCGTATTCGGCCAGCTTGGGGTTGGACAGAAAGTCGACCATCATCGTCGAAATGGACTGCCACGACGTGATGCCGTAACGTTGCATGCACTGCGCAGCGGCATCGCGATCCCAGCGCGGCAATATGACAATCGTTGCGCCCGCATACAACGGCCCGTTCATACCGCCCTGCATGCCGGTGACGTGAAACATCGGCAACACGGACAGATGCGTGCTGTCCTGCGATCCCGCGAACCAGACACTGCAACCGACCAGCGTGCTCATGACGCTGCGATGCGTATGCATGCAACCCTTCGGCCTGCCTGTCGTACCCGATGTGTAGGGCATCACGCAGAGGTCATCCGGGCCTGCGGTCAACGGCCCTGGCGCGAGGCGCCGTTCGAGCACCGTACTCCAGGCCGTTACGCCGGCACGTTCAATCAATCGCTTCGGCGCCACTACGAATTCGGGTGGGGTAATCGACGACGGGCGTTTCAGGTAGTCGCTATAGGTTGCGACAATCGCATGCTTCAACCCCTGCCCGGCTGCCTCGCCCAGCAACGGCTCGATCTGCGGGTACAGGTCCTGCGGCACGATCGCGGTCGTCGCACCGCTGTCCTCCACGTAGTGACGCACCTCGTCGGTCAGGTTCATCGGATTGACCGGCACCACCACCGCATTCGCCCGCAAGATGCCGTAGTACGACAACACCCATTGCGGACTGTTCTGCATATAGAGCAGCACGCGATCTCCGGCTTTTACTTCGCATTCCTGTTGCAGAAAGCCCGCAATACGCTCGGCTTCGTCCCTGAACTGCGCGAAGCTCAGCGGCGTGTCGTAGAAGATGATGAACGGCTTGTCCGGGAAGCGCGTCGCCGTCACTTCCGCGTTATAGAACAGGCTGGTCTGCGGCAGGCTCAGATGATGCGGCACGCCAGCCGGCCAGTACGCGTGATGAAGGGTGTTCATGGGGGACTCCAGTTATCACGTTTCTTGAGCACGCCCAAGTACCGTCACACGATGCTAGCGCCGCCGTCCACCGCCAGATTCTGACCGGTGATATGCCGCGATGCCTCGCTGGCGAGAAACACCACTGAGCCCTTCAGATCTTCCTCGCCGCCAAGCCGGTGCAGCGGCGAATGCGCAATGATCGACTCTTCCATGGTGGCGAGCAAACCCGCCGACATCTTCGATGGGAAAAAGCCCGGACAAATCGCATTGACGTTGATATTGTGGCGACCCCACTCCGAAGCCAGCGCCCGCGTAAAGTTGATCGCCGCGGCCTTCGAGGTGTTGTAGGCAATCGTATTCATGCCCGCCGGCGCGCCCTTCAGGCCCGCGATCGAAGCGATGTTGATGATCTTGCCCGCGCGGCGCGGAATCATGCTGCGCTTGCCCACTTCACGCGCGAGAAAGAACGGCGCGTTGATGTTCAGATTCATCACCTTGTGCCAGGCCTCGTCAGGATAGTCTTCCGCTGGAGCACCCCACGTGGCGCCAGCGTTATTGACCAGAATGTCGATGTGGCTGTACACGGCCAACACGTCGCTGACAAGGTCGGGAATCCTCTCGAATCTGGCGAGATCGTTAACGAAGGTTTGGACCTCGATGCCTCGCTCTTCCAGATGTGCCTTCGCTTCCGCGAGTTCGTCGGCCTTGCGTGCGGTGATCGCCACGCGGCAGCCCATTTCGCCGAGCGCCTCGGCCATCTGCAAACCGAGTCCGCGCGAGCCGCCGGTAATCAGCGCCACCTTGCCTTCCAACTGAAACAGGTCTTTGACATGCATCCGGCGTCTCCTTGATGAGGACTTTTGGGTTTGCTTTTTTCAAGCCATCATACGTGCGGAGATTCGCCGTGTAAATAAAAGCATGGTCGTTTTATTTGTGCGTAAACTGCTGTGAATCGCCTGTCATCGGGACTTACCCGACTGTCCGACTCATGGCATGCTGCTGTGACGAGCGTAGGCTGCTTCACGGCACCCCCGCGCCAACGCACGTTTTACTTCGGCTAACAACATGAAAGCGAGGCATTCATCCTTGAGCAAAGCGGCGCGCATTATCTTTCTGGTCCTCTGCCTGTTCGCAGGCCCGGCTCACGCTTATACGACGACGACCTGCGAGGAAACCTGGTATGTCCCGACACCCGGGAAGGAATTCTCGGGTTCGACCGCATCGTGGACGAAGGTCAAGGAGGGGGATTGTCAATCGCATAGCATGAAACTTCTCGAGCTATGGAACTCGGGCCACTCCGAGAGCTTCGCGATGGTCGACGGCAAGGGCTACTACGTAAAGTTGACCGAGGTGCCGGAAGGGCCCGGTTGTCACGATCGCGGCGCCCCCGTCATCGATCCGCAGTGTTTTCTTCCCGACGCGCTGAGGCACTACGAGGTCCACAAGGAGAGGCAGTACTACCAGGTCACCAGCGGGCGCGAGCTGAAGTTACTGGACGAATCATCCGTCAAGGGCGGTCCGGCTGCCAGCGGCTGCAAGCCGGGACTGTATGCCACGGACGGTGTTTCGCTGTTCTATGCCACCCATGCCTTTGACGATGAGAGCGGCGTGTTTCCGTATACGCCCGTGCGGATCGAAGGCGCCGACCTGGCCAGCTTCAAATGCTTTACGCCGACGGGATCGAACGACGATCACGAATGGGCGCACGATAAAGACCACGTTTTCTATTTCGGCCGAACGATCAATGGAATGTCGCCCAACTTTCCCGTTCGCGTGCAAGGCGACCCTCGCAGCGTGACCTCGTTCATCATCAACGGAGACAAAGTGTTCGAGGTGTCGTGGGACGAGGTGACCTTGCGTCCGGACATGAAGCCGGATCTGCATCTGCTGTCACCCAATTTCATGACTGACGGGACATCCGTTTTCGATAGGGAAGGCAAGAAAATCCAGGGGCTAAATGCGGCAGCCTTGAAGATCGTCATGCCGGTTTGCCCCATACCGGGGTATCCGCAACTGAATTGCACGCCTTACGACAGCACGATCCCAACCGGCATGGTTCTCGACGGGGGCATTGCTATCGAAAATGGCGTGATCGCATTTCCGCGCTTCGGCAGTCATGTTTTCAGGCACGAGGGGTTGAATGCCGGCAATGTGACGTACTTCTTCCTTAAACGCGATGACGCACAACCCGACGCATTCATGATTTTCGACAACCGGTTGTACCGGTTACGTGCCCTGGTAGATCAACTGTCGGACTACGATGCGCGAACCCAACAGCGGCTTAAAGACGGAGTAGTCATTCACGGCTCGCTAAGAAGCGCCAAATGCGGCTTCGTCGACGACGACAAGGGCCCGATAGACATGGAGACGCTGGAGCGGTATTCGCCAGACTCGCCTTATCCGAAGCAAAACTGTTAGAGCGCCCGGCAGCGGCGGCGCGCTGTTCATGTGCGTCGAGCGCTGCGTCAACGCAACGATGCGATTCGTGCTTTGGGGCACGATGCCGCTCGCCAGCATGATGGCGGGACTCAGCGCACATAAGCTCGGCCTCGTACCGACGATGTGGATTGCCGCGCTCGGTGCGCTGGCCACGGTATGGCCGATCGTCGGCATCGCCCGCCACATCCCGCCGCAGGTCGCCGATGCGGCGAAAGCCCATAGCCGATAAACGGGAACACCCTTCAGATTTCCGCGCAAATGCCGATATACCTGATGCTATTCACATAGCAAGAGTCAGTCGGATTGACCTCTTCGGATACGCGAAGACAAGAGGGCACGCGGATGCGGTTCGTTCACGAAAGCAAGGCACATACACATGCACGGGGCTGCCGTGGGGTTTCGATCTTCGGACCTTCCCGGCCTCAGCGCGGTGCGGCGGTTCGTTTGCGCGGGGTGCGCAAAACGCTAACGTTCGGCGCTGCCGTGCCTTTTCTGCTGGGCAGCATCGCCAAGACGACACCAGCCTCGGCGGCTGAACTGGCGCCGATCGCCGTGAGCCTCGTCGTACAGGAGACCTGCGAAATCCGCTCTTCGGACGCGACAAAAACCTTCGCCCTGCCCAACGTATCGTGCCTGCACGGCGCGGCGAACGCGATCGGGCGTGGGCCACTGGATCCGACGCAGCCGCTCTCCCAACTTCAAGCGGCGAAGCAAACCACGCAAAGCACGGTTTTGACCGTTGCGTTCTAAACGGACGTCGTCAACCGGGTTCCCCTTCCCAGCTCATTCAACGTCACGTCAAAAGCTGATGGTGGCGGTGATCGTATCGCTGTAACTGCCGGGCGCCGGCGTGCTCTGCTGCGGCACCAGACCATACACACTGAAAACCTGGGCGATGCCGGTACCCGTTCCCGTTGCCATGACGGTGCCGCCGGTGCCGTCACCCCATGCGCTCGTATGCGCCGAGTCGACATACAGTTGGTAACCGACACTCCCCCCGCCGCCTGAGCGCTGCATCTGCCGGGCCGCAACATTGGCGCTCGCGCCACCGTTGAGCGCAATCCGGTAAGCGTCGCCATTGGTGCACTGCGCCGTGATCGATCCTGTCGCGCTCAATGCGCTGCTCAGCACGCCGGCTGCGCCAAAGGCGACGTTGGTCGCGCTGATGTTGCAGTTGTTGATGACGGTGGCGCTTGCGCTGAACGCGAACGTGCTTTCGGTGGCGGTCAGCGACGCACACGTCGGAGCACCCAGCAAATAGAATCCATAGTTGAGCGAAGTCTGGTTGCCGCCGAAATTCTGCGTATAGACGGTGCTGGCGTTGCTCACGGTGGGTACCGTCGGCTGGTTGGCGGCGATCTGCCCGTAGAAGGTGACGGAAGCGCTGGCGGTCGTCCCCGAGAGAGGTTTGACGAGCGCCAGCGAAATCGGTGTCGTGCCGGAGTAGATCGATCCCCACGTCAGCGAGTGCGCCGCATCCTGGTAGAGGTCGTACTGCATCTGATTGCTGCCGTTTGCCAATGCACGCGGACTGGTGCCGCCAAGATTCAGACAGACCTCGACGTTCGGCGTCAGCGTGATGGCAGGCCATGTGCAGGTCACCGTGACGGTGCCGGTCGTACTGACCGCACTGCGGTTGATCGGACTGACCGAGCCAAAATTGACCGCTGACGCGCTGGCATTGCAGCTTTGTGCGTGCGCGCCCTGCATCATGCCTGCCAGCAAGCATGCGACCCAGAAGATGATGGCGACCCGCCTCATGGCCCGACTCCGGCGTGGTCCGATAAGGGCCTGCACGTCAGAGGCCCGATGGTCGGCAAGGAGCCATCCTTGGGCCGAGCATAGTCGAAGCTCACCGCGCAACGCAGCGCACCGCTTGTGACGACGAGATGGTTGGTCTGCTGGAGGCCGTCGACGAACGTCATGCCATCGTAACCGACGATGGTGTCCTTGCCGCTTTCCACCTCGTGCACACGCGCACCTGGCAGCAGGACCTTGCCGTCCGGATCATGCAGAATCAGCGATGCAGCGCTGTAGCGTGTCACGCCGAAGCGCGCCAGCACACCGGACTGTGCTTGCGGTACGAGGTCGGCCGACGTCGTTGCGATGCGCGCGTCGGCGGGCAGATTCATGCTGTCGATGCTGACCTGGTTGTGCTGGTACGAGTTGAGGTCCGGAATCAACAGATGGCCGCTACTGTCGGTCGTGCCGATCACGCGGTTTTCATGCAGCACGGGGATGCCCGCCACGCCGTCGGTCGAGACGAGCGCAAAACCATCGTCAATGCGCCGCGAAGGCTCAAGCACGTGATCCATTAGCACGACTGCGCCGGTGAGATCGAGCGAACCGCTCGTGTGCCCCGCAAGATTCTGCACGACACCCGTGACTTCGCCGTCGTTGCCGAGGTACTGCAACTGGCCCTGCTGGAACGGCACGGCGCCGTTGTCGCCGGCCTGAACGCCCCACCCCCAGCCACCGCCGTAGTCGGGCGGCCGGACTGCGTTGAGGTTGTAGTTCGACTGGCCGCCCTGCCGCCCCACGCTCGCATTGATCGACGTGTTGTGACCGAGGCCGAAGCTCAGGCTTAAAAACACACCGCGCGAGCTGCGCTGCTTGAAGTCCTGATAGGCACTGAGGTTCACGGAGGCCAGGTTGCCGAAGTCCAGCGTGTATGAAACCGAGCCGATCTGCGAAGACGGCGCCTGAGGAAAGCGGTACCCGATATAACTCACTGAAAACGTCTGGT
Above is a genomic segment from Paraburkholderia phenazinium containing:
- a CDS encoding response regulator, with product MDHILVVDDDPNIRQLLQDYLRSMGYGATAVESGVQMKQVINTSPVDLVVLDLMLEGEDGLDITRELRRTHAVPIIILSARGGLLDRILGLEMGADDYLPKPFDPRELVAKIKVVLRRTRSVPGERLTDSSAFVSFAGWKLDTRMKQMLSPDGVVVSLGGSDYRALRTLLDHPNRPLSREFLLDRVFGKERTPLDRSIDVCISRLRQHLKDSPRGSGLIRTMRNEGYMLVADVTHEA
- a CDS encoding ABC transporter substrate-binding protein; translated protein: MSIFRFQSFARPLRAATRALTACAVLSFATLGASMAAQAATPPATVALPAQTVTDLAGRTVRIPAEPHRILLGESRLLMAVALLEGKQPLARIVGWQGDLPTMDPQTFDAYAAKFPGIKQIPLIGKATEDSISDEKALSLKPDLAIFSLAGHGPSRYNALVKQLEATGTTVVFVDFRLHPMQNTLPSIELLGKVMHREQEANAYVQFYQQHLARVQAVVNRIPAQQRPKVFIDLLAGVWDAGCCHTAGNGNFGEFIEAAGGRNIAAGLVPGVLGDISMEQIIAAQPDVYIATGSRSKPGLASLRVGALTSGHDAQASLAALVARPGFDTIKAIHDGRVHGISHNYYDSPYNIVAIEAFAKWFYPQQFKDLDVNATQSELYSRFLAVPPDGAYWVDGTGDAARAATPVALH
- a CDS encoding ABC transporter ATP-binding protein produces the protein MNGLCIHDLSVRYDKRQVLTSLEAGPLPRGQITALLGPNGSGKSTLLRALAGLTRVQAGSLSLDGETLALSAASARSHSVVYLPQALPAGVRLQVLESVLVACRATRGYGAASAHAAHGDDLVHAHAILRRLGIDDLASRSLDELSGGQRQLVGIAQALVRDPQVLLLDEPLSALDLNHQFHVMQVLREVTRESRIVTVVVLHDINAAMRACECAMLLHEGRIVRFGPPPEVVTPATLGQVFGVAARIEPCSRGHHQVLIDGLVA
- a CDS encoding FecCD family ABC transporter permease, whose amino-acid sequence is MATLQHQAAPHDLSVRHYKRLTYRRVMWLFAVMALIVCALLFDLRTGPSGLPLMALLHTVFDRAAADPATTVIVWQIRLPYAVMALLVGASLGLSGAEMQTILNNPLASPYTLGVSAAAAFGASLAIVLDVAIPGVSQTWIVSANAFVFALLSALLLDAVARWRGMNTAGVVLLGIALVFAFHALVSLMQFMASADALQGLVFWTLGSLARADWPKISVLAIALALALPLSMRNAWTLTALRLGEDRAASFGIDVRRLRLSTLLRVSVLSALAVSFVGTIGFVGLIAPHIARTLFGEDHRFYLPGSMLIGALTLSLASIASKLIIPGVLIPVGIVTALVGIPLFLGIVVRSQGQMG
- a CDS encoding porin, yielding MKKTLVIALCAAGYACGVQAQSSVTLYGVIDAGLSYTSNAKGHAAWQAGSGDVTGSHWGFVGHEDLGGGTKAIFQLENGFSVMNGSLRQGGREFGYQAYAGLSNNRFGTVTLGRQYDSVVDYVAPLSFTGIHPGGNNFSAHPFDNDNLNNSFRVNNSVKFTSTSYEGLRFGTLYGFSNEAGGFDDNRLYSFGAAYNAGPLSLGAGYLQANNGGSSNTNGALTLTDRTFIAAQQRIYGAGANYTVGAARFGFVWTRTQLGGLDTINGANSLGLAENGQGASFNNYEVNASYALSPALSLTGEYTYTDAALSTASGQHHPKWQEVSVQTDYILSKRTDLYLQASYQHIDSDGSGLTADVSGQALSSTDQQVVVGVGMRHRF